A genomic stretch from Cyanobacteriota bacterium includes:
- a CDS encoding glycosyltransferase family 39 protein, which produces MQVFSSQLTKWPHRSAVIVLAIGFLFRLVIALLLPPGFDETYYFTYTLHPDWSYFDHPPLVALVTAIGPWLTGGQVTQFTIRIGTLLVYTGTLWWLYRAGVRLFSPQAGLLALIIATIVPIFQMVFGILVLPDVPLMFFWTAVLYWAAVEFFPPSESYQPTWRLALIGLLVGAACLGKYHGFALGAGLGAFCLFSPRHRSALVSPWLLLGAVLFVVALFPVLYWNWQHDWVSFRFQSGRAVPTEGYRLLDALGVFLVHVGYMFPTIGFALWWLIVRSVIDQVFPRSLSDQQLRLKQQLILWVSLPIALAFTLMGGYRQILPSWTMPGFYGCTLLLGYQASQWQQTAPKTVRRWLQGSALAVATLAVIGLLHVSFGLFQKPRIPSIFPIWDVHSDPSTQLFDVQQLRRGILQSPFREALQDSSFIFTNDFFVGGQLGMALAPATDRPITCFSADLRGFAFWSRPDQWLGKNALYITTERFQLKTGTAEYAPYFQSIALVGKIPMRRAGVATEVFLVYHAKTLLKPYPRPYGIS; this is translated from the coding sequence ATGCAAGTATTTTCTTCCCAGCTTACTAAGTGGCCTCATCGATCTGCAGTTATCGTGCTTGCTATTGGATTTCTGTTTCGACTGGTGATTGCACTGCTACTTCCGCCTGGTTTTGATGAGACCTACTACTTTACCTATACACTTCACCCAGATTGGAGCTACTTTGACCACCCACCACTGGTGGCGTTGGTAACAGCGATTGGTCCATGGTTAACTGGTGGACAGGTGACTCAGTTTACTATTCGCATTGGCACGTTGCTAGTTTACACCGGGACGCTGTGGTGGCTATATCGTGCAGGAGTGCGGTTGTTTTCACCCCAAGCAGGGTTATTGGCTTTGATCATTGCGACGATCGTGCCCATTTTTCAGATGGTTTTTGGCATTCTGGTACTGCCAGATGTACCCCTAATGTTCTTCTGGACGGCTGTGCTCTATTGGGCTGCTGTGGAATTTTTCCCCCCGTCAGAGTCATACCAGCCAACTTGGCGACTGGCCTTGATCGGTCTGCTTGTGGGGGCAGCCTGTTTAGGCAAATATCATGGGTTTGCCCTAGGTGCTGGTCTAGGAGCATTTTGTCTGTTTAGCCCTCGGCATCGATCGGCTCTGGTTTCCCCTTGGCTGTTGCTAGGTGCTGTGCTGTTTGTGGTGGCACTCTTCCCCGTGTTGTACTGGAATTGGCAGCATGATTGGGTGTCATTTCGATTTCAGTCAGGGCGGGCGGTGCCCACAGAAGGCTATCGCCTCTTAGATGCCTTGGGTGTATTTCTAGTGCATGTAGGCTATATGTTTCCCACGATTGGCTTTGCCCTCTGGTGGCTGATAGTCCGCTCAGTTATTGACCAGGTTTTTCCTAGATCATTGTCTGATCAGCAGTTGCGTCTGAAGCAACAATTGATCTTATGGGTATCGCTGCCGATCGCGTTGGCATTTACCCTAATGGGTGGTTATCGGCAAATTTTACCGTCCTGGACAATGCCCGGATTTTATGGATGTACCCTGTTACTGGGGTATCAAGCAAGCCAGTGGCAGCAAACTGCTCCCAAGACGGTGCGGCGATGGTTACAAGGTTCAGCCCTTGCTGTAGCCACCCTAGCAGTCATTGGTTTACTGCATGTGAGTTTTGGCCTGTTCCAAAAGCCCCGAATACCCTCTATTTTCCCTATCTGGGATGTGCACTCTGATCCCTCAACTCAGTTGTTTGATGTACAACAACTCCGTCGGGGCATTCTTCAATCTCCCTTTCGAGAAGCCTTGCAGGACTCTAGCTTTATCTTTACCAATGACTTTTTTGTAGGTGGTCAGTTGGGCATGGCGCTAGCACCAGCTACTGATCGACCTATTACATGTTTTTCGGCAGACTTACGCGGCTTCGCCTTTTGGTCACGACCTGATCAATGGCTTGGCAAAAATGCGTTGTATATTACTACCGAACGCTTTCAGCTCAAGACGGGCACGGCTGAGTATGCACCCTATTTTCAGTCGATCGCCCTAGTGGGCAAAATTCCTATGCGACGAGCTGGTGTAGCGACGGAGGTATTTTTGGTCTACCATGCCAAGACGTTGCTCAAGCCCTATCCTCGTCCCTACGGTATTTCCTAG